One part of the Clarias gariepinus isolate MV-2021 ecotype Netherlands chromosome 24, CGAR_prim_01v2, whole genome shotgun sequence genome encodes these proteins:
- the alg9 gene encoding alpha-1,2-mannosyltransferase ALG9 isoform X2 has product MYSTVVAMTGWFQGRPSLAILGIAAGAIVGWPFSALLGFPIAFDLLLVKKKWKSFITWTLVALVLFLVPVVVVDSYYYGKLVVAPLNIILYNVFTPHGPDLYGTEPWHYYFVNGFLNFNIVFVLALFSLPLTALMEGLLQRFNVQNLGRPYWLTLSPMYLWMLIFFTRPHKEERFLFPIYPLICLCGAVALSSLQKCYHFMFQRYRLEHYTISSNWLALASVLLFGVLSLSRSVALFRGYHAPLDLYPEFHRIAKDPAVHTVPEGRPVSVCVGKEWHRFPSSFLLPNNWQLQFIQSEFRGQLPKPFASSPDATRLIPTDMNDQNLEEPSRYVDVKHCHYLVDLATDNETPREPRYAANKDEWTVVAEKPFLDASKSSRFYRAFFVPFLFEQYTSYSRYVILKPRRVKHSRRRTQP; this is encoded by the exons ATGTACAGCACAGTGGTCGCGATGACGGGCTGGTTCCAAGGGCGACCGAGTCTGGCCATACTGGGCATAGCGGCTGGCGCCATTGTAGGCTGGCCCTTTAGCGCTCTGCTTGG CTTTCCCATTGCGTTCGACCTCCTCTTAGTGAAGAAGAAATGGAAAAGTTTCATCACATGGACACTAGTGGCCCTGGTGCTCTTTCTG gtcccGGTTGTTGTTGTGGACAGTTATTATTATGGCAAGCTGGTGGTTGCGCCTCTTAATATCATACTCTATAACGTCTTCACTCCTCATGGCCCAGATCTTTACG gTACTGAGCCTTGGCACTACTATTTTGTGAACGGGTTCCTCAACTTCAACATCGTCTTTGTGCTGGCGCTGTTCTCGCTGCCTCTTACCGCTCTCATGGAGGGTCTGCTGCAACGTTTCAACG TGCAGAACCTGGGCCGTCCTTATTGGCTTACCCTGTCTCCCATGTACCTCTGGATGCTGATTTTCTTCACACGTCCCCACAAGGAGGAGCGCTTTCTGTTTCCCATCTACCCCCTCATCTGCCTGTGCGGAGCCGTCGCGCTATCCTCTCTCCAG AAATGCTACCACTTCATGTTCCAGCGCTATCGTTTAGAGCACTACACCATCTCATCCAACTGGCTGGCTCTGGCATCCGTTCTGCTCTTTggtgtgctctctctctcccgttcCGTGGCTCTTTTCCGAG GTTATCACGCTCCTCTGGATTTGTATCCCGAGTTCCACCGCATCGCCAAAGACCCGGCCGTCCACACGGTACCCGAGGGCCGTCCGGTGAGCGTATGTGTGGGTAAGGAGTGGCACCGCTTCCCCAGCAGCTTCCTCCTGCCCAACAA CTGGCAGCTCCAGTTCATCCAGTCAGAGTTCAGGGGGCAGCTGCCGAAGCCTTTCGCCTCAAGCCCGGACGCCACACGCCTCATTCCGACAGACATGAATGACCAGAATCTGGAGGAGCCGTCTCGATAT GTTGATGTGAAGCACTGCCACTATCTGGTGGACCTGGCCACAGACAACGAGACCCCGCGAGAACCACGCTACGCAGCTAACAAAGATGAGTGGACCGTCGTCGCTGAAAAACCTTTCCTGGATGCTTCAAA GTCGTCCCGGTTCTACAGAGCGTTCTTCGTTCCTTTCCTATTCGAGCAGTACACCAGTTACAGCAGATACGTCATCCTGAAACCCCGGCGAGTGAAACACAGCAGGAGACGAACACAGCCCTGA
- the alg9 gene encoding alpha-1,2-mannosyltransferase ALG9 isoform X1 — MATKALRQRNRRGSKQDANAASSPAVSETRAVRDDKAAEESKSAEARNESSSKAGQVWAPEGSTAFKCLVSARFCAALLSNISDCDETFNYWEPTHYLLYGKGMQTWEYSPVYAIRSYAYLWLHALPACFHAKILQTNKVLVFYFLRCVLAFACCVCELYFYKAVCKKFGLHVARLMLAFLVLSAGMFCSSAAFLPSTFCMYSTVVAMTGWFQGRPSLAILGIAAGAIVGWPFSALLGFPIAFDLLLVKKKWKSFITWTLVALVLFLVPVVVVDSYYYGKLVVAPLNIILYNVFTPHGPDLYGTEPWHYYFVNGFLNFNIVFVLALFSLPLTALMEGLLQRFNVQNLGRPYWLTLSPMYLWMLIFFTRPHKEERFLFPIYPLICLCGAVALSSLQKCYHFMFQRYRLEHYTISSNWLALASVLLFGVLSLSRSVALFRGYHAPLDLYPEFHRIAKDPAVHTVPEGRPVSVCVGKEWHRFPSSFLLPNNWQLQFIQSEFRGQLPKPFASSPDATRLIPTDMNDQNLEEPSRYVDVKHCHYLVDLATDNETPREPRYAANKDEWTVVAEKPFLDASKSSRFYRAFFVPFLFEQYTSYSRYVILKPRRVKHSRRRTQP; from the exons ATGGCGACGAAGGCACTCCGTCAGCGTAACCGACGGGGAAGCAAACAGGACGCGAACGCCGCGAGCAGCCCGGCGGTCAGCGAGACCCGCGCGGTGAGAGACGACAAGGCCGCCGAGGAGAGTAAATCCGCCGAGGCGAGAAATGA gtcctccagTAAGGCAGGCCAGGTGTGGGCTCCTGAGGGCTCCACTGCATTCAAGTGCCTGGTGTCGGCTCGCTTCTGCGCCGCTCTGCTCAGCAACATCTCAGACTGCGATGAGACCTTCAACTACTGGGAGCCC ACTCATTACCTGCTGTATGGGAAAGGGATGCAGACGTGGGAATATTCCCCCGTCTACGCTATTCGATCCTACGCGTACCTGTGGCTGCATGCCCTCCCTGCCTGCTTTCACGCCAAGATACTTCAGACCAACAAG gtccTCGTGTTTTACTTCCTCCGCTGCGTGCTGGCTTTTGCTTGTTGCGTGTGTGAACTCTATTTCTACAA GGCGGTGTGTAAGAAGTTTGGCCTCCACGTCGCTCGACTCATGCTGGCCTTTCTGGTCCTGAGTGCAGGGATGTTCTGCTCCTCTGCGG CGTTTCTGCCCAGTACTTTCTGCATGTACAGCACAGTGGTCGCGATGACGGGCTGGTTCCAAGGGCGACCGAGTCTGGCCATACTGGGCATAGCGGCTGGCGCCATTGTAGGCTGGCCCTTTAGCGCTCTGCTTGG CTTTCCCATTGCGTTCGACCTCCTCTTAGTGAAGAAGAAATGGAAAAGTTTCATCACATGGACACTAGTGGCCCTGGTGCTCTTTCTG gtcccGGTTGTTGTTGTGGACAGTTATTATTATGGCAAGCTGGTGGTTGCGCCTCTTAATATCATACTCTATAACGTCTTCACTCCTCATGGCCCAGATCTTTACG gTACTGAGCCTTGGCACTACTATTTTGTGAACGGGTTCCTCAACTTCAACATCGTCTTTGTGCTGGCGCTGTTCTCGCTGCCTCTTACCGCTCTCATGGAGGGTCTGCTGCAACGTTTCAACG TGCAGAACCTGGGCCGTCCTTATTGGCTTACCCTGTCTCCCATGTACCTCTGGATGCTGATTTTCTTCACACGTCCCCACAAGGAGGAGCGCTTTCTGTTTCCCATCTACCCCCTCATCTGCCTGTGCGGAGCCGTCGCGCTATCCTCTCTCCAG AAATGCTACCACTTCATGTTCCAGCGCTATCGTTTAGAGCACTACACCATCTCATCCAACTGGCTGGCTCTGGCATCCGTTCTGCTCTTTggtgtgctctctctctcccgttcCGTGGCTCTTTTCCGAG GTTATCACGCTCCTCTGGATTTGTATCCCGAGTTCCACCGCATCGCCAAAGACCCGGCCGTCCACACGGTACCCGAGGGCCGTCCGGTGAGCGTATGTGTGGGTAAGGAGTGGCACCGCTTCCCCAGCAGCTTCCTCCTGCCCAACAA CTGGCAGCTCCAGTTCATCCAGTCAGAGTTCAGGGGGCAGCTGCCGAAGCCTTTCGCCTCAAGCCCGGACGCCACACGCCTCATTCCGACAGACATGAATGACCAGAATCTGGAGGAGCCGTCTCGATAT GTTGATGTGAAGCACTGCCACTATCTGGTGGACCTGGCCACAGACAACGAGACCCCGCGAGAACCACGCTACGCAGCTAACAAAGATGAGTGGACCGTCGTCGCTGAAAAACCTTTCCTGGATGCTTCAAA GTCGTCCCGGTTCTACAGAGCGTTCTTCGTTCCTTTCCTATTCGAGCAGTACACCAGTTACAGCAGATACGTCATCCTGAAACCCCGGCGAGTGAAACACAGCAGGAGACGAACACAGCCCTGA